In Nitrospirae bacterium CG2_30_53_67, a single window of DNA contains:
- a CDS encoding ornithine carbamoyltransferase: protein MKKDLLSLHHLSREDIELILERSAGLKKKHKAGIPYQPLLGKCLGMIFEKSSTRTRVSFEVGILQLGGHALFLSSKDLQLGRGESIADTAKVLSRYIDGIVIRTYKQSDVEELAKVADIPVINGLTDLLHPCQTLADLFTIRERIGSLEGFKAAYIGDGNNMANSWLHGAAKLGIHLSVASPPGYGPDATVARESIEEARHTGARILITQDPVEAVTGARIISTDVWTSMGQEKEHDQRLKAFRKYQVNDALTRHADPGYLFMHCLPAHRGEEVTGEIIDGPHSVVLDEAENRLHTQKAVLELLMGEMRK, encoded by the coding sequence ATGAAAAAAGACCTTTTATCCCTTCATCACCTGAGCCGAGAGGATATCGAGCTGATCCTGGAGAGGTCCGCAGGCCTGAAAAAAAAGCACAAGGCCGGCATCCCCTATCAGCCTCTCCTCGGGAAATGCCTGGGGATGATCTTTGAAAAGTCCTCCACGAGGACGAGGGTCTCCTTCGAGGTGGGGATCCTTCAACTCGGCGGCCATGCCCTGTTTCTGAGTTCCAAAGATCTCCAGCTCGGACGCGGGGAGTCCATTGCCGATACCGCCAAGGTCCTTTCCCGCTACATCGACGGGATCGTCATCCGGACCTATAAACAGTCGGACGTGGAGGAGCTGGCCAAAGTAGCCGATATCCCCGTGATCAACGGACTGACCGACCTGCTCCATCCCTGCCAGACCCTGGCCGACCTCTTCACGATCAGGGAACGGATCGGGTCCCTTGAAGGGTTCAAGGCAGCCTATATCGGCGACGGAAACAATATGGCCAACTCCTGGCTGCACGGCGCGGCCAAACTTGGAATCCACCTCTCCGTGGCCTCGCCTCCGGGGTATGGGCCTGATGCGACGGTCGCCCGTGAGTCCATAGAGGAGGCCCGGCATACGGGGGCCAGGATTCTGATCACCCAGGACCCCGTGGAGGCGGTGACCGGGGCCCGGATTATCTCCACCGATGTCTGGACCAGTATGGGACAGGAAAAAGAACATGACCAACGGCTGAAGGCCTTCAGAAAATACCAGGTCAATGACGCATTAACAAGACATGCAGATCCCGGCTACCTGTTCATGCACTGCCTCCCGGCTCACCGGGGTGAAGAGGTCACAGGCGAGATCATCGACGGACCGCACTCCGTGGTCCTGGATGAGGCGGAGAACCGGCTCCATACCCAGAAGGCCGTGCTGGAACTTTTAATGGGAGAGATGAGGAAATGA
- a CDS encoding aspartate aminotransferase family protein: MKIPTQQQIIEASEKYLMKTYARVPVALVRGEGSRVFDADGKSYIDFLAGIAVNGLGHGHPALLQAIQEQSKKLLHVSNLYHIEPQAELARLLVEHSFADKVFFCNSGAEANEAAIKLARKAAKDRGEPDRFEIITMTQSFHGRTLATLTATGQEKFHKGFEPLVPGFRYIPFNDIRAAEKAVDGKTCAVLVEPVQGEGGINVASLDYLPALRSICEKRGALLIFDEVQCGMGRTGRLFACEHFGVWPDIMTLAKSLAGGIPIGAMLARDEVAKSFTPGTHASTFGGNPLSCAAGIAVMKTLLSPGFMENVKARSDYFQGRLLKIKETHPVIREIRALGLMIGMEITVEGAPIVKACMEKGFLINCTNGNVLRFLPPLIIRDEEIDLLMEALDEIFQVGDFALK, encoded by the coding sequence ATGAAAATACCAACGCAGCAGCAGATCATCGAAGCCTCGGAGAAGTATCTGATGAAGACCTATGCCCGGGTTCCCGTGGCGCTTGTCCGGGGCGAGGGGAGCAGGGTCTTCGACGCGGACGGAAAGAGCTATATTGACTTTCTGGCCGGCATTGCCGTAAACGGGCTGGGGCACGGCCATCCTGCGCTCCTGCAGGCGATCCAGGAACAATCCAAAAAGCTCCTGCACGTCTCCAATCTGTACCATATCGAACCTCAGGCCGAGCTGGCCCGCCTTCTGGTCGAGCATTCGTTTGCAGACAAGGTCTTTTTCTGCAACAGCGGGGCAGAGGCCAACGAGGCCGCGATCAAGCTGGCACGGAAGGCAGCGAAAGACCGGGGGGAGCCGGATCGGTTCGAGATCATCACCATGACGCAGTCCTTTCACGGCAGGACCCTGGCCACGCTCACGGCCACGGGACAGGAAAAGTTTCACAAGGGGTTTGAGCCGCTTGTGCCTGGGTTCCGGTATATTCCCTTCAACGACATCCGGGCCGCGGAAAAGGCCGTTGACGGCAAAACCTGCGCTGTCCTGGTGGAGCCGGTGCAAGGAGAAGGGGGGATCAATGTGGCAAGTCTTGACTATCTGCCGGCCCTTCGGTCCATCTGTGAAAAACGCGGCGCCCTCCTGATTTTTGATGAAGTGCAGTGCGGCATGGGGAGAACGGGCCGGCTCTTTGCCTGCGAACATTTCGGGGTCTGGCCCGATATCATGACCCTGGCCAAATCCCTGGCCGGAGGGATCCCCATCGGGGCCATGCTGGCCCGGGATGAAGTCGCCAAGAGCTTCACGCCGGGGACGCACGCCTCCACCTTCGGAGGCAATCCCCTATCCTGTGCAGCCGGTATCGCGGTGATGAAGACACTCCTCTCCCCCGGGTTCATGGAAAACGTAAAGGCCCGTTCAGATTATTTTCAGGGGCGGCTGCTCAAAATCAAGGAGACCCATCCGGTCATCCGGGAGATCCGCGCCCTCGGACTCATGATCGGGATGGAGATCACGGTTGAGGGTGCGCCGATAGTCAAGGCCTGCATGGAAAAAGGATTCCTGATCAACTGCACCAACGGCAATGTGCTCCGGTTCCTGCCTCCGCTGATCATCAGGGATGAGGAGATCGATCTGCTCATGGAGGCGCTGGACGAGATTTTTCAAGTCGGAGATTTCGCTTTAAAATAA